The nucleotide window CTCATTTTAAAATTGTTTTTCTTTGCCACTATAATAGGGCCATATCCCATGCCCATACTTGCTCCCGAACGCATAATGACATAATCCTTGTTTATCAATGGATAAACCGCTAAAGAAATAGCAGATACATCCAAAACTCTTCTCAACGCCATTTCATTCAAAGTTTGAATATCGTCTAATATCTCTGTATATGCAAAATCTACCTTTATTTTACGCTGGCTTAAAGCATAGAACATAAATGCATCGTCTGCATCAGGGCTGTGTCCAATAGAAATAAGCATGGAATTCCTCCCTATTCTTTTATTAGATGAAATTTATAGCATATTTTACAGATGTTTTCCATATGTGCTAAAATATATATTATGCGAAAGGAAACCTATAATACAAGGAGAAAACGCCTTCAAGAAACCTTGATTGAATGGGGTATACCCAAAAAGATACTCAAAAAGGTTATCAATCCGCCTCACAAACTTGGTGATTTGGAAAAGATAATCAAAGCTACTGAAAAAAGGAAACCTTCAAATCCTGCTGAATATTTCCTGAAAGGTGTTAATTATTATAGAGAAAAGAATGGACAGTTACCCTTATATCACTCTATAACAACAAATAAAAAGGAGTTGATAAAAATGGAAGCCATAGAGAAAAAGATAGTATATGAAGGAAAATATTTGAAAATGGTAAACAAATATTTTAAGACAGGTCAAGGAAAACAACATGTTTGGGAAACAGTAGAAAGAAAGAATATATATGGTGAAGGAGCGGTAGTAATTGTTGCTTTAACAAAAAACAGAGAGATAATATTGGAGAAAAATTGGAGAGTTCCTCTGGAATCTTTCATTATCCAATTTCCCGCTGGTCTCACCGACAAAAAAGGTGAAACCAAAGAGGAAGCCGCCAAAAGGGAACTTTTAGAAGAAACAGGCTACAGGGCAGAAAAACTCATTCCCATTATCTCCGTGCCATTATGCCCGGCTTTAACTGCCACTAAAGCTACTTATTTTTTTGCACCAGTTGTAGAGTTTGCAGGAAAACAAAAGACAGAAAACACAGAAAAGATTAAAGTTTTGAAAATCCCAACTGAAAAGATAGATGATTTTTTATTAAATCTTCCCCAGGATACAGAAGTGGACATCAGGGTCTTAGGTATGCTCTGGGTTCTAGAAAGAAAAAAGCTGATCTAACTCAACTTGATTTAAAAAACTGGTAAATATACAATAGTGTTGTGTGTAAAAACCCTTACGATGCAATAATTATTGGAGCGGGCGTCGTCGGCTGCGCCTGCGGGCGAGAATTATCCAAATATAAGTTAAAAGTAGGGGTCTTAGAAAAAAATACAGATGTTTCGGAAGGCATCAGTAAAGGCAATAGCGGCGTTGTTCATGCAGGATTTTATGTACCTTATGGAACTTTAAAGGCTAAAACAAATGTTGAAGGTTCTTTTCTAATTCCAAAACTTGCAGCTGAACTCAACTTTCCCTATAAAAAAATCGGTAAGCTGGTAATATCCAACGATAAATACGGCCTGAAAGAGTTAAAAAGGTTGAAAGAAAACGGTGATAAAAACGGATGTATTGGATTGGAAATTATCACAGAAAAACAAATCTCACATATTGAGCCAAAGGTTAAAGCTAAATATGCCTTATTCTCAAAGGAAACAGGAATAATCTCTCCTTATCTATTTACCATTGCCTTGGCGGAAAATGCTCTAAAAAACGGTGTAGAGTTTTTCTTAAATCATGAAGTAATAAAGATATGGAAAGATAAGGAATTTTTTGTTCAGACCAAAAAAAACACCTTCCATTCGAGATGGCTCATCAATGCGGCAGGACTTTTTTCAGACAAAATATCATGCCTTGCCGGTGATAAGAGCTACAAAATTTTTCCCTGTAGAGGAGAATATTTAGTTACAGACAAAGATAATGAGAAGATCATAAATAGGATGATTTACCCTATTCCACCAAAAGATGGTGCCAGCTTAGGCGTTCATATTACTCCTACCACCGATGGTAACATTCTCATTGGACCTTCTGCTGAATTTATAGATGACTATGGACTGGAAAATACCAAACAATTTTTAGATGGAATGAAAGAAAATGCCTTTAAAATGGTTCCTGAATTGAAAAGACTTTCCATCATTCGCACCTATTCTGGCATAAGACCAAAATTGATTCGCACCAAAACAAAAAGAGATTTTAGAGATTTTGTAATAGAAGAGAGTAAAACTGTTCCCAAACTCATAAATATAATCGGTATTGAATCACCGGGGTTAGCCGCCGCTCCTGCCATTGCAAACTTAGTGTTGAATATAATTGGAAATAAAGAAAATTTAAATAAAAATGAACAATTTGATGCCTACAATCCCGAAAAGCCTAATTTTCAATCTTTGTCCGTTGAAGAAAAGAAAGAGTTGATAAAAAAGAATCCTGATTTTGGTGAAATCATTTGCAGATGTGAGACCATTACTAAAGGTGAACTCTTAAATGCAATTAACAATCCATTGGAAATAAAAACAATGGATGGAATTAAAAGAAGATGCAGAGCAGGAATGGGCAGATGTCAGGGTGGTTTTTGCATGCCGAGAATAATCAAAATTTTAAGAAAAGAATACGGAATTAAAGAAAAGGAGATCTTAAAAAATGAAAATAACTCAAATCTCTTTTTTGGAAAGATAAAAGAGTGAAATACGATAGATTTGTAGATTTAGTTGTAATCGGGGGAGGGCCGGCAGGACTTTCTGCCGCTATCTCTGCGAAAGAGAATGGAATAGATAACATTTTACTATTAGAAAGAGAACCTTGTTTAGGTGGAATACTAAACCAATGTATTCATGATGGATTTGGATTGCACCTGTTTAAAGAAAACTTAACCGGTCCAGAATATGCACAAAAACAAATAGATGAATTGAAAGCCTTAAATATTTCCTATTTAACGGATGCAATGGTAATAAATTTGACAAAATCTAAAGAATTAGAATTCATTCACAGAACAGGACATAAATTGATTAAAGCAAAAGCAGTTATTCTGGCGATGGGTTGTAGAGAAAGAACAAGATTTAATATTCAAATTTCAGGAACAAGACCAGCAGGCATATACACCGCAGGGACTGCACAAAACCTGGTAAATTTACAGAATCTGAAGATAGGAAATGATGATATAGTAATTTTGGGTTCAGGAGATATAGGGTTGATAATGGCAAGAAGATTAACCCTGGAGGGAATGAATATCGTAGGGGTTTATGAGATTATGCCCTATCCTGCAGGCTTGGAAAGAAATATACAACAATGTTTGAATGATTATAATATTCCTCTGTTTCTGTCTTCCACCGTTACAGAAATTTTTGGTAAAGAGAGAATTGAGGGTGTCAACATAGGAAAAGTGGATAAAGATTTAAAACCTATAGCAAATACGGAAAAATTTGTAAAATGTGATACGTTACTATTATCTGTAGGTTTAATCCCTGAAAATGAGCTTTCTAAGAAAGCAGGGGTAAAGATAAGCGATCTTACCGGTGGAGCAGTTGTAAATTCCGAATTGCAGACAAATATAGAGGGAATTTTTTCCTGTGGAAATGTTTTGCAAATTCACGACCTCGCAGATTATGCCAGTTCAGAGGCAAAAAGAGCAGGATACTTTGCAGCGAGATATATAAAATCCAAACAAAAAAGATATAACAGATATA belongs to Deltaproteobacteria bacterium and includes:
- a CDS encoding NUDIX hydrolase encodes the protein MRKETYNTRRKRLQETLIEWGIPKKILKKVINPPHKLGDLEKIIKATEKRKPSNPAEYFLKGVNYYREKNGQLPLYHSITTNKKELIKMEAIEKKIVYEGKYLKMVNKYFKTGQGKQHVWETVERKNIYGEGAVVIVALTKNREIILEKNWRVPLESFIIQFPAGLTDKKGETKEEAAKRELLEETGYRAEKLIPIISVPLCPALTATKATYFFAPVVEFAGKQKTENTEKIKVLKIPTEKIDDFLLNLPQDTEVDIRVLGMLWVLERKKLI
- a CDS encoding NAD(P)/FAD-dependent oxidoreductase yields the protein MCKNPYDAIIIGAGVVGCACGRELSKYKLKVGVLEKNTDVSEGISKGNSGVVHAGFYVPYGTLKAKTNVEGSFLIPKLAAELNFPYKKIGKLVISNDKYGLKELKRLKENGDKNGCIGLEIITEKQISHIEPKVKAKYALFSKETGIISPYLFTIALAENALKNGVEFFLNHEVIKIWKDKEFFVQTKKNTFHSRWLINAAGLFSDKISCLAGDKSYKIFPCRGEYLVTDKDNEKIINRMIYPIPPKDGASLGVHITPTTDGNILIGPSAEFIDDYGLENTKQFLDGMKENAFKMVPELKRLSIIRTYSGIRPKLIRTKTKRDFRDFVIEESKTVPKLINIIGIESPGLAAAPAIANLVLNIIGNKENLNKNEQFDAYNPEKPNFQSLSVEEKKELIKKNPDFGEIICRCETITKGELLNAINNPLEIKTMDGIKRRCRAGMGRCQGGFCMPRIIKILRKEYGIKEKEILKNENNSNLFFGKIKE
- a CDS encoding FAD-dependent oxidoreductase, which codes for MKYDRFVDLVVIGGGPAGLSAAISAKENGIDNILLLEREPCLGGILNQCIHDGFGLHLFKENLTGPEYAQKQIDELKALNISYLTDAMVINLTKSKELEFIHRTGHKLIKAKAVILAMGCRERTRFNIQISGTRPAGIYTAGTAQNLVNLQNLKIGNDDIVILGSGDIGLIMARRLTLEGMNIVGVYEIMPYPAGLERNIQQCLNDYNIPLFLSSTVTEIFGKERIEGVNIGKVDKDLKPIANTEKFVKCDTLLLSVGLIPENELSKKAGVKISDLTGGAVVNSELQTNIEGIFSCGNVLQIHDLADYASSEAKRAGYFAARYIKSKQKRYNRYKINFCEKIKYALPSYIVENKEPIIVSFRIKKPAKNVVLIIKDRENNILVKKKFIRLLPSELIQIKLETEIKSDIYLEIE